One stretch of Pararhizobium qamdonense DNA includes these proteins:
- a CDS encoding SDR family oxidoreductase, which translates to MTRDDVPVLLVPVLLVPVLLVTGGSRGIGAAICRSAAAQGWAVAVNYASNRPAADAVVAAIEADGGMAIAVEGDVGTQAGIDSIFAAVDKAFGRLDGLVNNAGIVDVPVRIDEITAERLERMLRINVSGSILCASAAIRRMSVRHGGKGGVIVNISSMAAVLGSAGQYIDYAASKGAIDTFTVGLAREVVADGIRVNAVRPGVIDTDIHASGGLPDRARDLGPTIPMQRPGTAQEVADAVLYLLSPSSSYVTGAILNVSGGR; encoded by the coding sequence ATGACGCGCGATGACGTGCCCGTTCTGCTGGTGCCCGTTCTGCTGGTGCCCGTTCTGCTGGTGACCGGCGGCAGCCGCGGCATCGGTGCGGCCATCTGCCGGTCGGCCGCAGCGCAGGGCTGGGCGGTTGCCGTCAATTATGCCTCCAATCGCCCTGCCGCCGACGCGGTCGTGGCCGCAATCGAAGCGGATGGCGGGATGGCCATTGCCGTGGAAGGCGATGTCGGCACCCAGGCTGGGATCGACAGTATCTTTGCTGCAGTGGACAAAGCGTTTGGCAGGCTCGACGGTCTGGTCAACAATGCCGGTATTGTCGATGTTCCCGTGCGGATCGATGAGATCACGGCGGAGCGGCTGGAGCGGATGCTGCGGATCAATGTCTCCGGTTCGATCCTGTGTGCCTCTGCCGCGATCCGACGCATGTCGGTGCGTCATGGCGGCAAGGGCGGCGTCATCGTCAATATTTCCTCGATGGCCGCCGTGCTCGGGTCCGCCGGGCAATATATCGATTATGCCGCCTCCAAGGGCGCGATCGACACGTTCACGGTCGGGCTTGCGCGCGAGGTCGTCGCAGACGGCATTCGCGTCAATGCGGTGCGCCCCGGCGTCATCGATACGGATATCCACGCGTCCGGCGGGCTTCCCGACCGCGCCCGCGATCTTGGACCAACCATTCCCATGCAACGGCCGGGCACCGCGCAAGAGGTTGCCGACGCCGTTCTCTATCTGCTTTCGCCTTCGTCGTCCTATGTAACGGGCGCCATTCTCAACGTCAGCGGCGGACGCTAG
- the lpdA gene encoding dihydrolipoyl dehydrogenase yields the protein MAYDLIVIGTGPGGYVCAIKAAQLGLKVGVIEKRATYGGTCLNIGCIPSKALLHASEVFHQTGHGIDVLGVEVAAPKLNLEKMLAHKDATVKSNVDGVAFLFKKNKIDTFQGTGKVLGEGKVSVTSDTGEEQIIETKNVVIATGSDVAGIPGVEVDIDEKIIISSTGGLALEKVPATMVVVGGGVIGLELGSVWSRLGAKVTVVEYLDTILGGMDGEVSKQFQRLLVKQGIDFKLGAKVTGVEKSDKGAKVTYEPVKGGDAATIDADVVLIATGRKPFTDGLGLAEAGVVLDKRGRVEIDHHFLTNVPGIYALGDVVRGPMLAHKAEDEGVAVAEIIAGQAGHVNYDVIPSVVYTQPEVASVGKTEEELKAAGIAYKVGKFPFTANGRARAMLATDGFVKILADKDTDRVLGGHIVGFGAGEMIHEITVLMEFGGSSEDLGRTCHAHPTMSEAVKEAALATFFKPIHM from the coding sequence ATGGCTTATGATCTCATCGTTATCGGTACCGGCCCCGGCGGCTATGTCTGCGCCATCAAGGCGGCCCAGCTCGGCCTCAAGGTCGGCGTCATCGAGAAGCGCGCCACCTATGGCGGCACCTGCCTCAATATCGGCTGCATTCCATCGAAGGCGCTGCTGCATGCGTCTGAAGTCTTCCACCAGACCGGCCACGGCATCGATGTGCTGGGCGTCGAAGTCGCCGCACCGAAGCTGAACCTGGAAAAGATGCTCGCCCACAAGGACGCGACCGTTAAATCCAATGTCGATGGCGTCGCCTTCCTGTTCAAGAAGAACAAGATCGATACATTCCAGGGCACCGGCAAGGTGCTCGGCGAAGGCAAGGTCTCCGTCACCAGCGACACGGGTGAAGAGCAGATCATCGAGACCAAGAACGTTGTCATCGCGACAGGTTCCGATGTTGCCGGCATTCCCGGCGTCGAGGTCGATATCGATGAAAAGATCATCATTTCGTCCACCGGCGGTCTGGCGCTCGAAAAGGTCCCGGCCACCATGGTCGTGGTCGGCGGCGGCGTTATCGGCCTCGAACTCGGCTCGGTCTGGTCGCGTCTCGGCGCCAAGGTCACCGTGGTCGAATATCTCGATACCATCCTCGGCGGCATGGACGGCGAGGTTTCCAAGCAGTTCCAGCGTTTGCTGGTCAAGCAGGGCATCGATTTCAAGCTCGGCGCCAAGGTGACCGGCGTTGAAAAGTCCGATAAGGGCGCCAAGGTGACCTATGAGCCGGTCAAGGGCGGCGATGCCGCGACGATCGATGCCGATGTCGTCCTGATCGCCACCGGCCGCAAGCCATTTACCGACGGTCTCGGCCTTGCCGAAGCCGGTGTTGTGCTGGACAAGCGCGGCCGCGTCGAAATCGATCATCATTTCCTCACCAACGTGCCCGGCATCTACGCGCTGGGTGACGTCGTGCGCGGCCCGATGCTGGCGCACAAGGCCGAGGATGAAGGTGTTGCCGTTGCCGAGATCATCGCCGGGCAGGCGGGTCACGTGAACTATGACGTCATCCCGAGCGTCGTCTATACCCAGCCGGAAGTCGCCTCCGTCGGCAAGACCGAGGAAGAGCTGAAGGCTGCCGGGATCGCCTACAAGGTCGGCAAATTCCCGTTCACCGCCAATGGCCGCGCCCGCGCCATGCTGGCCACCGACGGCTTCGTGAAGATCCTGGCCGACAAGGACACCGACCGGGTTCTCGGCGGTCATATCGTCGGCTTCGGTGCCGGCGAAATGATCCACGAAATCACCGTTCTGATGGAATTCGGCGGCTCTTCGGAAGATCTCGGCCGCACCTGCCATGCGCATCCGACCATGTCGGAAGCGGTGAAGGAGGCAGCCCTCGCCACCTTCTTCAAGCCGATCCATATGTGA
- a CDS encoding DUF2867 domain-containing protein, which produces MPQSPRSVPVTFPHPALPLADWADCYELLVPGQATTAISAARRALGDFPAWVRALMWLRNAVVSPFGLKGSGAGGKHEMIGFFPIISQSSEQAVLGFDDTHLDFRIVVDVRQAGELAQRVSVTTLVRRKILLGKIYIAVITPFHRLIVKTMLARLARPLASIS; this is translated from the coding sequence ATGCCGCAAAGCCCCCGCTCAGTTCCGGTCACTTTCCCGCACCCGGCCTTGCCTTTGGCCGATTGGGCGGATTGTTACGAGCTTCTCGTCCCGGGACAGGCGACCACCGCGATCTCTGCCGCAAGACGGGCCTTGGGCGATTTTCCGGCCTGGGTCCGCGCCTTGATGTGGCTGCGAAACGCCGTTGTCAGCCCCTTCGGCCTAAAGGGGTCGGGTGCCGGGGGAAAGCATGAGATGATCGGTTTCTTCCCCATCATCTCGCAATCCAGCGAACAGGCCGTGCTCGGCTTTGACGACACGCATTTGGATTTCCGCATCGTCGTCGATGTGCGCCAGGCAGGCGAACTTGCCCAGCGCGTCAGCGTCACGACGCTGGTGCGCCGCAAGATCCTGTTGGGCAAGATCTATATCGCCGTCATCACGCCGTTTCACCGGCTGATCGTCAAGACCATGCTGGCGCGGCTTGCCCGTCCTCTCGCTTCAATAAGCTGA
- a CDS encoding CHASE3 domain-containing protein, with protein sequence MASDFSAPKLSRPKTSTVIRRISYEAGQNLRLITVGVAVFIILLLGASFWVSKKGQEADEAVAHTVHNERLISVVQSQLQDAEIGQRGYLLTGDPFYLEPYDKALSGLGASVESLAVGVSDNRRQDGNVAVLRSLAAQKLSELRQTVERRRAGDEAAAVAVLRNGQGKVLMDGVRDVLERMRVEEESLMTVRANQARRAGFVLEMMVIGLALLTALLGVIAVRASLRRARSAEASRDELLQHLDRKLLAIMAADIVGYSRMMEGDETQTLSRLKDVRDRIDPIIASHSGSIVTTAGDSVLVAFASALSAIDCAVEIQGAMAADNEELPEADHLMFRIGINVGDVIVQDGDVFGDTVNVAARLEPMADPGGICISRAVRDHIRKQRHLTFDDLGFLKVKNIAHPVSAFKVRFDPAVQLEALG encoded by the coding sequence GTGGCATCCGATTTCAGTGCGCCCAAACTCTCCCGCCCCAAAACCTCGACGGTCATCCGGCGGATCAGCTATGAGGCGGGGCAGAACCTGCGGCTGATCACCGTTGGCGTGGCAGTCTTCATCATCCTGCTTCTGGGGGCGTCCTTCTGGGTGTCCAAGAAGGGGCAGGAGGCGGACGAGGCCGTGGCGCATACGGTCCACAATGAGCGGCTGATCTCGGTCGTGCAGTCCCAGCTCCAGGATGCGGAAATTGGCCAGCGCGGCTATCTCCTGACCGGCGATCCCTTCTATCTCGAGCCCTATGACAAGGCCCTCAGCGGGCTGGGCGCCAGCGTGGAAAGCCTTGCGGTCGGCGTTTCCGACAATCGCCGCCAGGATGGCAATGTTGCCGTGCTGCGCTCGCTTGCGGCGCAGAAATTGTCGGAACTGCGCCAGACCGTCGAGCGCCGGCGTGCCGGCGATGAAGCCGCAGCCGTTGCCGTGTTGCGCAACGGGCAGGGCAAGGTGCTGATGGACGGGGTGCGCGACGTTTTGGAGCGCATGCGCGTGGAAGAGGAAAGCCTGATGACAGTGCGGGCCAACCAGGCGCGCCGCGCCGGGTTCGTGCTGGAGATGATGGTCATCGGGCTGGCGCTTCTGACGGCGCTTCTGGGCGTGATCGCAGTGCGGGCCTCGCTGCGGCGTGCGCGCTCGGCGGAGGCGTCCCGCGACGAGCTGTTGCAGCATCTCGACCGCAAGCTCCTGGCCATCATGGCCGCCGATATCGTCGGCTATAGCCGGATGATGGAGGGCGACGAAACCCAGACGCTGTCGCGGCTCAAAGACGTGCGCGACCGCATCGATCCGATCATTGCCAGCCATAGCGGCAGCATCGTCACCACGGCCGGCGACAGCGTGCTGGTCGCCTTTGCCAGCGCACTGTCGGCGATCGATTGTGCGGTGGAGATACAAGGGGCAATGGCGGCCGACAATGAGGAACTGCCGGAGGCCGATCATCTGATGTTCCGCATCGGCATCAATGTCGGCGATGTCATCGTGCAGGATGGCGATGTCTTCGGCGATACGGTCAATGTGGCGGCCAGGCTGGAACCGATGGCCGATCCCGGCGGCATCTGCATTTCACGCGCGGTGCGCGATCATATCCGCAAGCAGAGGCACCTGACGTTCGACGATCTGGGCTTTCTGAAGGTGAAGAATATCGCTCATCCGGTCAGCGCATTTAAGGTGCGGTTCGATCCGGCGGTGCAGTTGGAAGCGTTGGGTTGA
- the ftsZ gene encoding cell division protein FtsZ yields MTEIKKPVISEMRPKITVIGVGGGGGNAINNMITEGLQGAEFVAANTDAQALTMSKATRLIQLGAQVTEGLGAGSLPEVGRAAAEESIDEIMDHLGGTHMCFVTAGMGGGTGTGAAPVIAQAARNAGILTVAVVTKPFSFEGKRRMQSAEEGIERLREAADTVIVIPNQNLFRIADAKTTFADAFVIADRVLYSGVGCITDLIVKEGLINLDFADVKSVMKGMGRAMMGTGEASGESRASKAAEAAIANPLLSEVSMKGAKGVLISISGGSDMTLFEVDEAATRIREEVYEDADIVVGAIFDKSLDGVFRVSVVATGLDAQAAGTGANVAVEQPAQLQPRTLQ; encoded by the coding sequence ATGACAGAGATCAAGAAACCCGTGATTTCGGAAATGAGGCCGAAGATCACAGTCATCGGTGTCGGCGGCGGCGGCGGCAATGCCATCAACAACATGATTACCGAGGGCCTGCAGGGCGCCGAATTCGTCGCTGCAAACACCGATGCGCAGGCGCTGACCATGTCGAAGGCGACCCGGCTGATCCAGCTCGGCGCGCAGGTGACCGAGGGTCTCGGCGCCGGCTCGCTGCCGGAAGTCGGCCGCGCGGCAGCCGAAGAATCGATTGACGAGATCATGGATCATCTCGGCGGCACGCATATGTGCTTCGTCACCGCCGGCATGGGCGGCGGCACCGGCACGGGCGCAGCCCCCGTGATCGCGCAGGCCGCGCGCAATGCCGGTATTCTCACGGTGGCCGTCGTCACCAAGCCGTTCAGCTTCGAGGGCAAGCGCCGCATGCAATCGGCCGAGGAGGGCATTGAGCGGCTGCGCGAAGCTGCCGATACCGTCATCGTCATTCCCAACCAGAACCTCTTCCGCATCGCTGACGCCAAGACCACCTTTGCCGATGCCTTCGTCATTGCCGACCGGGTGCTCTATTCCGGCGTCGGCTGCATCACCGACCTGATCGTCAAGGAAGGCCTGATCAACCTCGACTTCGCCGACGTCAAATCGGTGATGAAGGGCATGGGCCGCGCCATGATGGGCACGGGCGAAGCGAGCGGCGAAAGCCGCGCCTCCAAGGCCGCCGAAGCGGCAATCGCCAATCCGCTCTTGAGCGAAGTATCGATGAAGGGCGCCAAGGGCGTCTTGATCTCGATCTCCGGTGGCTCCGACATGACGCTGTTCGAAGTCGATGAGGCCGCCACCCGCATCCGCGAGGAAGTCTACGAGGATGCCGATATCGTCGTCGGCGCCATCTTCGACAAGAGCCTGGACGGCGTATTCCGCGTTTCCGTCGTTGCCACGGGCCTTGACGCCCAGGCCGCCGGCACGGGCGCCAATGTCGCCGTCGAACAGCCGGCCCAGCTGCAGCCGCGGACGCTGCAGTAA
- a CDS encoding TraB/GumN family protein yields the protein MFQHWVKPARSLADRLTGRFGDNVLALIATLHVLFALSLVVTLLSITPARAEDASCGGKNLITEMKVSDPARFAALETEAAAIPNGKGTFWKIEKPGIAPSYLLGTMHVTDPRVLAMPAGASQAYDTAKTVIVESDEIVDDRKAAAAIMMQPGLTMFADGKTIKDFLKPGDTEKLEAGLKARGIPLTLVAKMKPWMIASFVALPACEMSRKAAGAAFLDKKLAQDALSQGKSLKGLETLVEQLQAMDALPVQFHLEALIETLALGDTVTDVMETTTELYLSGDTGMIMPMMKAVSDEKSSGDDAGYADFEQRIITDRNKTMAMRAKPILDQGAAFMAVGALHLPGTEGVIELLRKDGFTVTSMPAAN from the coding sequence ATGTTTCAGCACTGGGTAAAACCGGCACGCAGCCTGGCAGACCGATTGACCGGCCGGTTCGGCGACAACGTCCTTGCGCTGATCGCCACGCTGCACGTCTTGTTTGCGCTCAGCCTCGTCGTCACGCTCCTGTCGATCACGCCAGCCCGGGCAGAGGATGCCTCCTGCGGCGGCAAGAACCTGATTACCGAAATGAAGGTCTCTGATCCGGCCAGGTTTGCGGCGCTGGAAACAGAAGCGGCGGCCATTCCCAACGGCAAGGGCACGTTCTGGAAGATCGAGAAGCCGGGTATCGCGCCATCTTATCTGCTCGGCACCATGCATGTGACCGATCCGCGCGTTCTGGCCATGCCGGCAGGCGCCAGCCAGGCCTACGACACGGCCAAAACCGTCATCGTCGAATCCGACGAGATCGTCGATGACCGCAAGGCAGCGGCGGCGATCATGATGCAGCCGGGTCTGACGATGTTTGCCGACGGCAAGACGATCAAGGATTTCCTGAAACCCGGAGACACGGAAAAACTGGAGGCCGGCTTGAAGGCGCGCGGCATCCCGCTGACGCTGGTGGCCAAGATGAAGCCATGGATGATTGCCAGCTTCGTTGCCCTGCCTGCCTGCGAAATGAGCCGCAAGGCCGCAGGCGCTGCCTTCCTCGACAAGAAGCTGGCGCAGGATGCCTTAAGCCAAGGCAAAAGCCTGAAGGGTCTGGAAACCCTCGTCGAGCAATTGCAGGCCATGGACGCGCTGCCGGTGCAGTTTCATCTGGAAGCGCTAATCGAAACCTTGGCGCTCGGCGACACCGTGACCGACGTGATGGAAACGACGACCGAACTCTATCTATCCGGCGATACCGGCATGATCATGCCGATGATGAAAGCCGTTTCGGACGAAAAATCCTCTGGCGATGACGCAGGCTATGCCGATTTCGAGCAGCGCATCATCACCGACCGCAACAAGACCATGGCGATGCGCGCCAAACCGATCCTCGACCAAGGCGCCGCCTTCATGGCCGTCGGCGCCCTGCATCTGCCCGGAACCGAAGGCGTCATCGAACTGTTGCGAAAAGACGGCTTCACCGTCACCAGCATGCCGGCTGCGAACTAA
- a CDS encoding tyrosine recombinase XerC encodes MAVNELLIIGHPELMAERQRWLSGLGEERRLSGKTVEAYERDTRQFLHFLTGHLSGPARLSDISALRPGDLRGFLASRRRDGAGARTLGRGLAGLRSFLRYLEKKGLANAAGASAVRSPKQPKSLPKPLTSVDALMVVTSDAQLAEEPWIATRNAAVLTLLYGCGLRISEALDLTPADFAGTPSALRIHGKGGKTRVVPLISAAIDAVRAYEKLCPYHLNPEGPLFRGAKGGKLQAGIIQREMQKMRGALGLPDTATPHALRHSFATHLLAGGGDLRTIQELLGHASLSTTQVYTGVDSARLLEIYDRAHPRA; translated from the coding sequence ATGGCTGTGAACGAACTCCTGATCATAGGTCATCCCGAACTGATGGCCGAGCGCCAGCGCTGGCTCTCGGGCCTTGGCGAGGAGCGGCGCCTGTCGGGCAAAACAGTCGAGGCCTATGAGCGCGACACACGGCAATTCCTGCATTTCCTGACCGGCCATCTCAGCGGTCCGGCGAGGCTCAGCGATATCAGCGCGCTGCGCCCCGGCGACCTGCGTGGCTTCCTCGCATCCCGCCGCAGGGACGGCGCCGGCGCCCGAACGCTTGGCCGCGGGCTGGCGGGCTTACGCTCCTTTTTGCGCTATCTGGAAAAGAAGGGTCTCGCCAATGCCGCCGGCGCTTCCGCCGTACGCTCGCCCAAACAGCCGAAATCGCTGCCGAAACCGCTGACATCGGTCGATGCCCTGATGGTCGTCACCAGCGACGCACAGCTTGCCGAGGAGCCCTGGATCGCCACCCGCAACGCGGCGGTGCTGACGCTGCTTTATGGCTGCGGCCTGCGCATTTCCGAAGCGCTGGATCTGACCCCCGCCGATTTTGCGGGAACACCAAGCGCGTTGCGCATTCATGGCAAGGGCGGCAAGACCCGCGTCGTGCCGTTGATATCGGCGGCGATCGATGCCGTGCGCGCTTATGAAAAACTCTGCCCCTATCATCTTAACCCGGAAGGCCCGCTCTTTCGCGGCGCCAAGGGCGGCAAGCTGCAGGCGGGGATCATTCAGCGGGAAATGCAGAAGATGCGCGGCGCGCTCGGCCTGCCGGATACGGCCACGCCGCATGCGCTGCGCCATTCCTTCGCCACCCATCTTCTGGCCGGCGGCGGCGACCTTAGAACCATCCAGGAACTTCTCGGCCATGCGAGCCTTTCGACCACGCAGGTCTATACCGGCGTCGATTCGGCAAGGCTGCTTGAAATCTACGACCGCGCCCATCCGCGCGCTTGA
- a CDS encoding GNAT family N-acetyltransferase gives MARRDSAGGFTHFAETLALVSHGQPGHIVDTLIAERGQRIVKHPLWPVLRPFLYTVLNYRKAIEFADAVANAPGFQAFEHLSRTLSLNIRVRNEERIPEKGGFLLVSNHPTGIADGIAVFDLLKSRRPDMMFFANRDAIRVNPRFVEMVIPVEWREDYKSKLKARETLQITNRAISEGKATVLFPSGRIAYWADGRLNERPWKTSAVGFARKYNLPILPVHMSARNSGLFYWLAKWSTELRDMTVFHELLNKKGDLFDFTIGNLIPPEVLDGDPMAVTRALERHTVVDLALDGDARFSNPVPLPEMIG, from the coding sequence ATGGCGCGACGGGATTCGGCAGGCGGGTTCACCCATTTCGCGGAGACTTTGGCGCTGGTGTCGCATGGCCAGCCCGGCCATATCGTCGATACGCTGATTGCCGAACGCGGACAGCGCATCGTCAAGCATCCGCTCTGGCCGGTGCTGCGGCCGTTTCTCTATACGGTGCTGAATTACCGCAAGGCGATCGAGTTTGCCGATGCCGTCGCCAATGCGCCGGGCTTTCAGGCCTTCGAGCATCTGAGCCGGACCCTGTCTCTGAATATCCGCGTGCGCAATGAAGAGCGCATTCCCGAAAAAGGTGGCTTCCTCCTGGTCAGCAACCATCCGACCGGCATTGCCGATGGCATCGCGGTGTTCGATCTGTTGAAAAGCCGCCGACCCGACATGATGTTCTTTGCCAATCGCGATGCGATCCGGGTCAATCCGCGCTTCGTCGAGATGGTTATCCCGGTCGAATGGCGCGAGGATTACAAAAGCAAGCTGAAGGCGCGCGAAACCCTGCAGATCACCAACCGGGCGATCTCGGAGGGCAAGGCGACGGTGCTGTTTCCCTCCGGCCGGATCGCCTATTGGGCGGATGGACGGCTCAATGAGCGGCCCTGGAAAACCTCGGCTGTCGGCTTTGCCCGCAAATACAATCTGCCGATCCTGCCGGTGCATATGTCGGCGCGCAATTCCGGGCTGTTCTATTGGCTGGCGAAATGGTCGACGGAACTGCGCGACATGACGGTGTTTCACGAGCTCCTGAACAAGAAGGGCGACCTGTTCGATTTCACCATCGGCAACCTGATTCCGCCGGAAGTGCTGGATGGCGATCCCATGGCGGTGACGCGGGCGTTGGAGCGGCATACCGTCGTCGATCTCGCCCTTGACGGCGATGCGCGGTTCTCCAACCCGGTTCCGTTGCCGGAGATGATCGGGTAA
- a CDS encoding AAA family ATPase — translation MQIRSMFAANYRSLKSIRMDMAGVNLFIGENGVGKSNLYRALQLIQAAVRGRLAHEIAREGGMASALWSGKRRSGDPVRIKLEVELLDEVQALSFLYRVEAGLRPPKAAAGFAFEPQVKEEELRVDAGRPVTVMKRAGPGIFVRNAAGRMEEYPEQALTSETAIALLGDAGHYPEIGTFRRAIDGWRFFHGFRTDRDSPLRSPCLAVTAPMLDEDGSNLAAVFATLFHTRQDTVDLDRAIADAFGGARLIVPQPQEFAEFSLVFPDFPLRQFSPRELSDGQMRFLALAGALLSYRKPRFIALNEPETSLHPDMLPALADMIAQASSDSQIWIVTHSELLAAEIQKRCGARPKRVIRNDGATWIEGMRLTGVIDEEED, via the coding sequence ATGCAGATTCGCTCGATGTTCGCCGCCAATTACCGGTCGCTCAAATCCATTCGCATGGATATGGCTGGCGTCAACCTGTTCATAGGCGAGAACGGCGTCGGCAAATCCAATCTCTACCGCGCCCTGCAGCTGATCCAGGCTGCCGTGCGCGGGCGGCTTGCCCATGAGATTGCCCGCGAAGGCGGCATGGCGTCTGCATTGTGGAGCGGCAAGCGCCGCAGCGGCGATCCCGTGCGCATCAAGCTCGAGGTCGAATTGCTCGATGAGGTCCAGGCGCTCAGTTTCCTTTACCGGGTGGAGGCCGGATTGCGGCCACCAAAAGCGGCTGCCGGTTTCGCGTTCGAACCGCAGGTGAAGGAGGAGGAACTGAGGGTTGATGCCGGCCGGCCGGTGACCGTGATGAAACGGGCGGGGCCGGGCATCTTCGTCCGCAACGCTGCAGGCCGGATGGAGGAATATCCGGAGCAGGCGCTGACCTCGGAAACCGCAATCGCGCTGTTGGGGGATGCCGGGCATTATCCGGAGATCGGCACGTTCCGCCGCGCGATCGACGGTTGGCGTTTTTTCCATGGTTTCCGCACGGACCGCGATTCGCCGCTGCGCTCCCCCTGCCTTGCCGTTACCGCGCCGATGCTGGACGAAGACGGCTCCAATCTCGCTGCCGTCTTTGCAACGCTGTTTCATACCCGGCAGGATACGGTCGATCTCGACCGCGCCATTGCCGATGCCTTTGGCGGCGCCAGGCTTATCGTGCCGCAACCGCAAGAATTTGCCGAATTTTCGCTGGTCTTTCCGGATTTCCCGCTGCGCCAGTTTTCGCCGCGCGAACTGTCGGATGGACAAATGCGGTTTCTGGCGCTTGCCGGGGCACTGCTCTCCTACCGCAAGCCCCGCTTCATCGCGCTCAACGAGCCGGAAACCAGCCTGCATCCGGACATGCTGCCGGCGCTTGCCGACATGATCGCCCAAGCCTCCAGCGACAGCCAGATCTGGATCGTCACGCATTCGGAACTGCTGGCGGCCGAAATCCAAAAACGCTGCGGCGCCCGCCCGAAACGGGTCATCCGCAACGACGGCGCGACCTGGATCGAGGGCATGCGTCTGACGGGCGTGATCGATGAGGAGGAGGATTGA
- the fsa gene encoding fructose-6-phosphate aldolase — protein sequence MKFFVDTADVNEIRELNDLGLVDGVTTNPSLILKSGRNIVEVTKEICSIVEGPVSAEVAATEYEQMMKEAAVISKIADNICIKLPLTLDGLKACKNLSSDGHLTNVTLCFSANQALLAAKAGATFVSPFVGRLDDIAVDGMDLIREIRQIFDNYGYETEILAASIRTVNHVKEAALIGADVITAPPATLKALVKHPLTDKGLETFLADWAKTGQKIA from the coding sequence ATGAAGTTTTTTGTCGATACAGCCGATGTGAATGAAATCCGGGAGTTGAATGACCTGGGCCTCGTCGACGGCGTCACGACCAACCCTTCGCTGATCCTGAAATCCGGCCGTAACATCGTCGAAGTGACCAAGGAAATCTGCAGCATCGTCGAAGGTCCGGTTTCCGCAGAAGTCGCGGCCACCGAATACGAGCAGATGATGAAGGAAGCGGCTGTCATTTCCAAGATCGCCGACAATATCTGCATCAAGCTGCCGCTGACGCTCGATGGCCTCAAGGCCTGCAAGAACCTCTCGTCCGATGGTCACCTGACCAACGTGACCCTGTGCTTCTCGGCCAACCAGGCCCTGCTCGCCGCCAAGGCCGGCGCCACCTTCGTTTCGCCCTTCGTCGGCCGCCTCGATGACATCGCCGTCGATGGCATGGACCTGATCCGCGAAATCCGCCAGATCTTCGACAATTATGGCTACGAGACCGAAATCCTCGCCGCCTCGATCCGCACGGTCAACCACGTCAAGGAAGCCGCCCTCATCGGCGCCGACGTCATCACCGCCCCGCCGGCCACTTTGAAAGCCCTCGTCAAGCACCCGCTGACCGACAAGGGCCTCGAAACCTTCCTGGCCGACTGGGCCAAGACCGGCCAGAAGATCGCCTGA